From the Helianthus annuus cultivar XRQ/B chromosome 17, HanXRQr2.0-SUNRISE, whole genome shotgun sequence genome, the window CGCGttgaaaagtttaaaaaatgaCCGTTGCACATGATGACCTTTGGTTttgggagggagtgatagaatccatcactagtgattccacccctagtccatttctatcactagtgatggaaatatggttgatgacatggcattagTTGATTGGGTAGTGGGAGTGAtgaaatccatcactagtgattccacccctagtccccttataATATAATAACTTTTTTTGCCCGTTAACATTAATATTTCTTTAATCTTAGAGTTAGATCTACAAATTTAACCTGAACTCTTCACCCATAATTCTTTTCTGGTCCCCTCTTTCTAACCACCTAATCACCACTGTTTCCAAATCTGATATCTCAGCATCACCAAAAAAAATGTTTCTACATCTTGATTTTGAACAAGAAATGGTTGCAAAGTAGAGAGGGTGTGGTAGTTAATGGCAACGATGGTGTGAAAATGAAGATCAGAGGGGTTAGATGACggcggttgtggtggtgggttttgcTGAGCAAAGAGGGGCGAAATAAGGGTTTCGGTCGGCACAGCTTCACCGGTGCCGGAGATTGGGACGTGGGTTTTTTGCGGTGGGGTTTCTTGATGGTGGGGAATGGAGTGGTTTGGCGGTGGTTAAAGTTTCCGGGCGCATAGATATAGACAAGATTagcgagagggagagagagatagagattaGAGAGAAAGACCGGAGATGCAGATGTTAGAGGATTTAGTTCATGCACATGGTTTTAGAAAATGGTTTCAGATACAACGTTTTAGATGTTTTTAACTTGCTATAGGCATTTAATTGTTTTTTATTCTTTACACGGTATTAACAAACTATAATATCTATCGACTTTGTATATTATTTTTTACATGAACTTTTTATCAGCAAAATCTCTATAAGAACATCCAGCAAGCAACTGGGAATTTATTTACATGAACTACATCACACAGCTTGATACATTTAAAAGTTGGATTTAAGATCACATTTCAATTAATTAgccataataaaaaaaaaaagtgtcGCAACTTTCCTTGAGAAACATACAAAATAAACATACGATATTTTGGAAAACAAGTGTGTATTATTCAATATATACAATTTGCGTTCGTctcaggggcggacctagtgtAGGTCTaggcgtagcccgggctacggctcaacttttttccggtagtgtaaatttttttattttttttcgatttttatactaAGGACACCCCTAAACAACTACGAGGACACCCCTAAACAACTATCTAAGGTGAAAATAGATGAAGATGAAATGAAATCAAAATTTTCCATTGACAGAAACGGATCCGGTCGACCTCCAAAAAAATTGTTTAAGATGGAAAAGATGaagtataataaataataatagtgAGGAGCATTGGAAACATAAAAAGCAAAGCAAGTTGGAATGCCAGAAGTTATATTCAAGTCAATAGTCAAACTATTGCATTTAACCATTTACTCTATTTTTTCTTAGAGGTCAGTATTAATAAAACCACAAAATGTTGTAAGCAAATATTtaccaagaaaaaaaaaacaatttactTTAATTAATATCTAAACATTTAGTATATTTAATTTGTTACAGTAAACATTATATGTTTGTCTTTTTTTATTTCTTTGTTTATCCTTTTTATTAAGTATATTatgtctagtggagatggatatgatcgggtggttccgctacTGGCACGaggatactccagtggtccgtcagtgatccaaatttgccgttcaaaaaaagtattagatttacttttttttatttttgattctTTTTGTTGTTGAATATATTTTTATTACAAATTATATCTATAAAACTTCTTAATAccatttaaagttttataaaaataatttataacCTTCTACTGTGTGTTTCATACACTCATTAGTAAAAAATGATAATCAATGTATATAGAAATAAAATTATATTCGGATCTTGCAAGTCAATAGTTTTTGTTCTCACATTTTATTAGAGAGTAACACTCTATTATAGAGTATGGATTATAAAGAAATAATTAacgattttgttttcaaaaatagtTTCGATATAAATGTGTCTATACCTAACAATACATAatttcaacccgtgtaacacacagatgtgtaattatatatattaagaCTCATTTTTACTAGCCGCCGAGGTCCCCTAAGGGCTCTTGAATTCTCAGGGGACAGGCCCaggttaaaaaaaaacaaaaaacaaaactaaGGGCCCATTTTTACTACCCGCACATGCTTTTTAATTCTCAAGAACGACCACAGGTAAAAAAACTGAGGATACCCCTCAATTTTTCTTCTAGGTCCGCCACTGGTTCGTCTTATCTACAGTATAATGGTTGTATTAACTAAAAAGAATacgaaaaaaataatattttactttttttGTGAGATTATTAAAAACGTTAATAACATTCATTCAAGTATATCTATAGACTATATTTTAAGAAGTTACTGATTTAAGATGTTTAGCTCACCGTGTTGTCACAAACCAAACCAACTCTGACTAAACAACATCGGTAGCGATATCGATACTATCAGAATCGTTATTGATATTTGTTTTAGGGTCTTTGATCTATGTACAAGGGTTGTTATAACGAGTGTCGGTATATAAATACTGCAATaaacttatttttttattattttaattaatttaaacatATTTTTTCCATATAACTTATAAGATATAATCAAAGTACCAATTATTAAACAGGAAACCATAAAAGTGAATGTATACAGGTACCGACGTTGTTCGGTGCGGTAAGGTGGCGATACAATATCGGCTTATCGaaagcaaaaacaataaaaataactACCGGTACCAATATAGATGTTGTTCAATCAGTTTCGATTGGATTTGGTACAATAGCGGAACAATATCCGTTTAAAAGAATTATTTAtcataattttaaaataaaagaaaacatgaATTGAAAAAATGAACCGAACCGATATCAATTGAAACATAGGTACCGTAGCGATATGTGTTTTTTTTCGATCGATGTAGTGTTTTCTCTTTCAATTCTTTAGCGAGTACATGTACCATAACAAACCAAATTGATACCGACTTAATCCCCGCCGCTAGGgctgtaaacaaaccgaacgaacacgaacaagaccatgttcgtgttcgttaaggaaattaacaagttcacgaactgttcacgaaaccataccgaacataagtttatgttcgtatTCATTCGTTAAGAAAATTTAGTTGTTCACGAAAAGTTCgggaacactggtctcgaacacaaacgaacggaAGCAAATAAAAAGGAACACAAACGAACATCTagcttgaaaataaaaaaaaatataaaacattgttatgcttaaacattggatataagtaaTTAAATAAAACCATCAAataataaatcaaaacacaagaaatcTACTACATTACCaacgatgaatcaagtttaactaacttagacataattatccccaaaaatgtcttaCAAAGTCcgaattttagctaacttagaaaaattagggtttcaagttttcaatatgttttgatataaaaggtttattatttatggtttttttaatataatcaaacaaacacgaatgaACTTAAACGAACGTAACCGGACATATTACCGAACAGTatcgaacgcagtcgaacgaacgagacatgtgttcgtgttcgttcgttaagctaatcgaacgaacataaacgaacttcccgccaaacagttcacgaactgttctctgaacattcggttcgtttacagccctacccgCCGCGAAACGCGGGGAATATCACTAGTTTTTATCAAAATGGTGTGTTTTTAGAGGTGTGAATCATTTAACATTTTCATatctaaaagaagaagaaaaaggtcaTGCATGTTGACTAGTAAAATTGTACTCGAAGTACATACGGTTAAGGAAAGAAGTACAATTGGTTTGTATAGTACCATTCATATAAATAAAAGACTTTAAGTTTTTGGTTTTTCTGTGTCCATGATTTGTGAGGCTTCGGCAATCATCGTACGGCAGCTCACACTTTGTCACATATGTAGACATGTAAGTTGATCCCCATCTTTTATACTAGCTTATTtagggctgtttgtttacctcttaataacTCTTAATAAGACCCTTAATAGTTCAGACATTTCAGACtatttgtttcacgagcagatgtctgaatggttcagacatttgcctctgaatggttaagatttacacagagtctgaatggttaagacctctaatctgaattggtcaaacatttgccCCTGAACGGTTAAACCATTATACAAGCTCTTAACGGTAAAGGTGGTGGTTAGGGCCTAGGGGTGTTCCATATTTGGTTTCAAACCAAATAACTGAAAACCAAACTAAACTAAAAACATTTAAAATCGAACCGAATTGCATATTTGGTTTTCGGTTTGGTTTAAAACCGAAATGAGTTTTGGTAACTTGTTTACGGTTCTAGATTCAGTTCGGTTAAACTTAAAACCGAGGAACCCAATACATATATTGTGCTAGGGATTTTAGCCTATTACAAAACTAAGAAAACCGAAGGAATACCTATCTTGTTAAAATTTAGGATTTCCGATAAGAAACCACAACCAAACAAAATTAGAATTCagatttcggttcggttttgccAACTTTGAATTTAGTTTGGTTTTGTTATGAGTTTCgactagggatgagcatttggtactgggtaccggtactgaatttCCCGTACCGaattttttcggtaccggtaccggtacccactttttgccatttttggtatcggtactttcggtatcggtatcggtaccggttcggtacggtACCGGGAAAATACggaattttaccttcaaataacGTTACCGTACCCAGTTTTGGTGAATTTCGGTATCGGTATTTCGataccggtaccggttcggtacggtaccggtaccaCACTCATCCCTAATTTCGAccgaaatacatataataaacgAGGAAACCAAAACTCGAACCGATAAACACCTTACTGATGGTGCAATCCTAATAGTGGTGATGGCATTGACATAGTGATAGATTAGGAGATTCTAACTTAATTGGTTGATTTTGGTCCAATTTTCAAGAAAATTATAAATTGTTTACTTCAATAAATATGAGGAACTCATAACATAAATACATAAATATGTTTAGATAATTGAATTCTAATGAATCAAACGCTATcttttttaagagattataaTATGTAGGGGCGTAGCTACATAGAAGGGTATGGGTTCGTCCGAACTCGTATAAATTTTTTTTAGCTTAATTGAATTCTAATGAACCAAACGCTACCAGAGATTATAATATGATAACTATGTATGATGAATATGTGACTAGTGTAATAATGAAAGATCAATCCGACCCGTTCTGTTTAACAATGAAAGATCAGCCCTCTTTTAAGATCAACCCGACCCATAATTTTTTTTGGCACAAACTTACTCCAAGATCAATCCGACCCGATTGATTCGTTCCAAAAAAGTTATTCCAAACAGAACATATAACTGTTTTAAATAATCTAAATCTGACTTTTAACCGTCACGAATCATCATCTAAATAGATAAAAACTCTCATGCCGAACTCAAGTTTGGCTTGAACATTGACCGGCTCTCCATTGCATGTTTTTTCAATCGGTCAAGCCGGCATTATAAACAAGAatacaagatcatcatcatcatgtctTTAAACCTTAAACAACAACTAAAACATTATCATCTTCACCTGCTCTCTAGTTATTTAAAACATGCCTACACTAATTGACAAGAAatattcaacaaaacatgttccCACAAGCCAAGTCAACTAACATTTCATAAATAACATTAAAAAGTCAACTAATCCATCACTCATCTACCAAATCAACAACACCATGACAGCCATCCAATTCAAACATGCAACTAATCCAATTTGAATAATGCAACAATGAAAGCTTCAAAGAAATTTGAAACAATAAACAATTCGGGCCGAATGAGTTCTTCCCCTTTGTATAATTCTATAAATAGATGGTTTATAGCCATGACAAACATCATACAAACACACACTTTCTTGAAAATCACCTTGTTTTTTCAAGAATATAAAATAATGGCTAAAGTGTCAATTATGAGGGTACTAATCGGGTTGGCTGCTATGGTGATGCTTCTACAGGTGGTGGTGGCGACTGACTACACTGTTGGAAGTCCAAGCGGCGGGTGGGACACGACAACTGATCTGGGGTCGTGGTCTTCATCCCAAACATTTACAGTTGGCGATAATCTAGGTAACGAATTTATATATGTTTCTTGCCTAGAGCACGCGTTACCAATCTAGGGGTGCCAGTTTATTACATGAACCTAACATGAATTTAATAGGTTTGGAAATCGACCAAAAGCTGCGAACGCATATAGCTAAACGGGTTGGGCTTGCGTTGGCTTGAGGGATTCTAGGGTGACCCGCGTAGCccatttgttttaaaaaaaagttatatgtaattttatgtcATAACTAAAAATGGACTGGTATTTTATGTCAAAACTTAAAATTTAAAAGAGCTTTCGACATCTAACTTTTATAATTTAAACGTAATTGTTTTATATGCATTTGTaatttttattgtattttataATTTAGAGTATTAATATGGGaacacaaatttaaaaaaaaattgagtcACGCGGGTCGTGTTTGTGTCAACCCGCCAATATTCTTGATGTGTTCAGTTTCACGTGTCTGACATGATTTCAAGTCTCGTCGACACGACTCATTTAGCACCCTTAATCACCGTAACATACTTTTTTCAGGgaaataaaattatataacttttttttatttttttattcaaccTACGAAGCGTTAGGTAGCCGCTACGGGCTGCCCCTCTAACAATGATCTTAACTGGTTGCAGATTTCCAGTTTGGTCCTACCCATGATGTTGTTGAGGTCACAAAGGACAACTATGATTCATGTGGAACAGGAAATGCTATTTCAACCACCACGACTAGCCCGGCTAGAATCGCACTAACCTCAGCAGGAACCCGGTATTTCATCTGTGGTAGAAGCAATCATTGCAGCCTAGGAATGAAGGTTCAGGTAAATGTAGTAGCAGCCTCAACACCAACAACACCTTCACCGCCACAAACCACCACCCCATCATCCCCAACTCCGCCAGAAGCTGGTCCTACAAGTCCTTCACCGCCACCACCTGCCACCGGAACGAATGTGGAGCCTCCATCATCAGCTATATCACTAAAGATGACCGCTGGAACTATGCTTGGGCTTGGGTTCCTTGTCATGCTGCTATAAGAATTCATTGACAATGTGTTTTGCCACTTTTTACTTGTTTTCATTATATAAATTTCATCATTTTGTTATATAATCATGTACTTGTGTTTGTTAAAATTCATTGAATAACAGATTGTTTTAAAGCGCCAGCCCCAATAAAATCATTCAACTTTGATTGTAAAATTTTCATGTTAAAGCGCCAGCCGCAAGAAGCCTCAAAAAAATTTGCGCGAGTAAAAAAAAGGTCACTATTGTGCCAATTTTAAATGAGTTTAAACTTTAATTGGGTTTAATTTTAAAACATCGGGCCAATTTTAAATGGGTTTAAACTTTACAAATGGGTATTGGTGAGTAAAAGAGTAATCAGCTTACTTTAAATGAGTTTTTAGTGTTTAATGGGCTTAAGATAAATAAATGTTAATGGGTTTACGTGTTCAACAAAGTATacaaaattttctttttaaatatacatattttaaaaaaaaatcgagGAAGATTAGGCCCTAGGCCATCACCGTccaccccccctccccccaccaCCCCGGGGCTGGCCTTGTGTTAATGGTTACGTGGTTTCACCTTATAAAATACATTCTTTATTTCAAATttaaacaggttaaacatttTAAAACGAACACAACCCACTTACTTAAATGAGTTATACACGTAAATCCAACACACAACGTGTTTCCTAAATGTTAAATTAGACATGACAATCCAAATCCTGATTATTTTTATGACATGTCCATCCATATATAGCCTTAACTATAGATAAAATCATGAAACTAATCAGTTTTTGGATTGGACTTTTAGAGCTAAAGGAATAATAAGGAGAGAATAGCCTCAAGAGAAACTTGATATAATACTGATTGCCTAGGTCATAACATGAGGCACTCTTTATCGGGTAAATCTACATTTGGCAAGTCGAGACAAACTTGAAAAGTGAATCGAGTGCAGCGGCGGACTCATGAACCTTATAAAATACATTCTTTATTTCAAATttaaacaggttaaacatttTAAAACGAACACAACCCACTTACTTAAATGAGTTATACACGTAAATCCAACACACAACGTGTTTCCTAAATGTTAAATTAGACATGACAATCCAAATCCTGATTATTTTTATGACATGTCCATCCATATATAGCCTTAACTATAGATAAAATCATGAAACTAATCAGTTTTTGGATTGGACTTTTAGAGCTAAAGGAATAATAAGGAGAGAATAGCCTCAAGAGAAAGTTGATATAATACTGATTGCCTAGGTCATAACATGAGGCACTCTTTATCGGGTAAATCTACATTTGGCAAGTCGAGACAAACTTGAAAAGTGAATCGAGTGCAGCGGCGGACTCATGAACTTTTTCAACGGGGGTCAAAAGTTTTTTTGTGGTTGATTGTCTATAACTATATATTAAGTTTTCTTCGTTCCGATTCAAATTGAGTCGGATAGGGTCGGGTCAGGTGAAATAGTACAAAATCCCTACAGTAACAACACAACATAcactattgttttttttttactatacTATATAACCAACTCCATATCACACCAATTATCATTATAACATCTTGCTTCACTACCAATCATTCTTTGTGGAAAGAGTTatttactgttttcgtccctgtggtttgtcaaaaataactatttcagtccattagttaaAAAATTGCAATTTTAGTctttgtggtttcactttcgtaaccattttagtccctgtacttaacagaataatggattgaaatggttacgaaagtgaaaccatagggactgaaatggttacgaaagtgaaaccacagggactgaaatcgcaatttttaaattaatggactgaaatagtgatttttgacaaaccacagggacgaaaacagtaattaactcttgtGGAAAATT encodes:
- the LOC110921906 gene encoding uclacyanin 1 is translated as MTNIIQTHTFLKITLFFQEYKIMAKVSIMRVLIGLAAMVMLLQVVVATDYTVGSPSGGWDTTTDLGSWSSSQTFTVGDNLDFQFGPTHDVVEVTKDNYDSCGTGNAISTTTTSPARIALTSAGTRYFICGRSNHCSLGMKVQVNVVAASTPTTPSPPQTTTPSSPTPPEAGPTSPSPPPPATGTNVEPPSSAISLKMTAGTMLGLGFLVMLL